A stretch of DNA from Anopheles nili chromosome 2, idAnoNiliSN_F5_01, whole genome shotgun sequence:
GTTGATACGAAATAATGTTCACCAGCTGCGGAATGTTGAACCACGTAACGTTATTTGTGGAGCGCGAAACAGACGAAAATGTATTAGTTAATATtctattaaataaaaattaacgtTTGCACATGTACCTATGGTAAAATGGCTTCTGATTATTCACGATCGATCATTACTATCCTTGAAAGGGAATTAAAAAAGGGTCCAACACACGAAACTCGCGCCGCGGAGACACGGTTTTATCCTTGCATTTTAGCTCCCTTTAGAGGCCCATGGAGTGACAAAATGTGAGGCACTGACCCACAGAAACACGATAAAAAACGTGTCACAATCAATTACCTTCAAAAACCCTCCCTTTAAGGGCACCCGACCCCATCCATTCAGCTCTTTTCACACGCGGCGCACGAAACGAGGTTCACCCGGAGCCACAAAAAATTTCGCGTCGCACgccgcaaaacgaaaaattttGGCGTCGCGTTTTGCTATCCCGAAACCAGCTATAATACCAGGAGAACATGAGCCGAAGAGGTTGCTGCTAACCTGGTACCACGTCCCAAGCATGATACAACCAGTGGTCCCGCTTCAACGCATGCCGAACTGCCGTACCGACTCTCTCTAACGCCTTCAATCCATATCGGCACGTGTTTATCCGCATCCTGTCTCTTTTGCGTACGATCGCTTACCGTTCTACGCGCACTGTGTGTTCTCGGTGGCCATAAACACTGGGTTTATAAGTGGGGATAAATTATGTAGCTGCGTGtgtaaaattcatttcaagcATAAAACAACGATGAAATCTGTTTCCGATGAATTTCTGCGTcatcaaacaaattttccccATAGCATTGCTGCACGAAAACACACGAAATAAGAGcgttgaataaaaatgttgtccTGTGTCCGGTTTTATTGCGTATTGTCCCATAGTGCAGCGATGACCAATCACAGTGCGCATTTGGGACAAATCTTACTCCACCCACGCCCACGTGATCTCAACAGCTCACCATCGGTTGCTATGACTACGGCCATCCGTCTGTGATGGAGTTTACGTCTTTTTTCGAATGTTTACATGGTGTTAAATGAGAGAAGACAACCCCAGCACAGGCACACATGAAGTGAATGAccacaattttattttacaaataatACACATTTCGCTCCCCCGTGTTCTCCTGCCGCTGAGCCTCCCGTGTTGAGCTATTGTCATgttgattttcgtttttttctctctctattttatttatttgctgacTTTCATCACTCCTCGCTATCAACGCGGTTCACGGCCATAAATTACACGTATGATATGATCGCGCCCGGACATTCCGGAACCCTACGATTTCGTGGCCACCCCACCAGGCTTGTTCAGCATAAACAACATTGTCTGTTTGAATGACTTTACTCCTGGCTTCGCTCTCTCACGGTGAGGAGATCCTTTGCACGTGGCATTCGATCACGACGATCGGCAACGTTGgaccatcgatcgatcaataaaaaatcactAACCTACCTAAAACGTACGTAACATGGCGCGCAGCATGATCCTTTCgctcagtttttttttgctctttcacAATTATTTGATTAGCTAGCATTTCGTTATTGTTCCTCCGACTAACTAAATGAGCGGTGTCGCGTTTCGCGCTGGACTGTAGCATCGTTTGCAAGGGTTGTGATTTACTTTTacgctactttttttttcgaattatTCGCAACGTTTAACTTTCCTAATATAATTTATCGGTTTTGCTACACTATGATTGTTCTAAAACGGCCACCGTGCCACGTGCACGTGGTTGGCTAATTAATAAGTTGAACACGTCTGCCTCAAAGTTGGATCCTTATCGAATGCCATATAAAACGACTGACCGTGGTTTCTCTAGCTAGTTCGTTTGATTTAATTCACCGCCGACAACAGTATGCGTGAGTAGTTTGATTTACGGTAGTTTGATTCAAAAGAGTTTCAGATTGGCAAACGTTCCGTCGCTTTAGAATTGTTAAGAATTTCGAGCTCGTATTCAAGGATGCTAGGTGCAAAGAGCTGGTATTCTTCCCACTATCCGTTATGTtagcttttttgttattttttcaaaagaaTTTAAAAGCTCAATTCGCTACGAATTCCAACAATGGAATCCGGGACAAAATCCGACACTATCTATAAATGCTACCTTTCTAATTCCAGCAAAGATCTGCACTAGCAGGGAAACGATCTACAGAAGGAAATATTCGATAGTTGTAACCATTTGCGGGATAGCCGCATAATCGATCGTAAGATCATGCACCTATTGATTCTGCGTACCCATCCCCAGTTTACTCGGTTCCTTCGGCGAGGAATGACAGTAAGAAAGCAGCTCCTTTTCAAAGAATTGCGCAATCAAAAACagttaagaagaaaaaaacaaagataaaAGTTAAATCAAAACCATGAAGGATAGCCAAGACGCAAACCACTTTTAAATGAGGAGGCTCGTCCTTACGCGATATGTGTGTATTCAATCCTTCAGAGCGTGCTAAGTTTGGCGAGAGCTGATTTTGTTAGCCTGCTAAACAACCCTTCGCAACGCAACGGCTGACTCTGATCTGGTTTAAGTTAATCTCACAAATTATGCACGTTAAAGCTTTTAAGCACGCTTTTTAGAAACGCAAGCAAAACCCGATAAAACCCTCCAGCGCGGCGATTCCGGCTCTTGATTGAGCATCCTCTCGTCACCGGAGGCCTGTTGGCCAACATTTTCTTTCGTAGCTATCTATCTATCGTTGGTGGATGATGTGGTTTGCTGCTGGTTGCCGTCCGTTTCATCCACCTGGGgtgaacatatatatatgattgttttttttttattaatattactTTTACGGCGTACTtgtattgtttcgctttccctcgctaaacgacacaaaacaacaacaaaaaccgcaTATTCGTTATTCCTTTACACATACATACAATACATACACATGCCTCGCCGCGATCGGTACGTTATATTGTGGTTTTGCCTTTATAGCGGTCTGTTCGTTACTATACAATTAACATTTAgctttatgtatatatatacgtgTATAATTATATCACTCGTTATGTTCTCTTTCAAAGAagctccctccctccctcccttccGACACCCTTCTCATGCGGGCTTTTTGTCCACAACGATAAAGGGCCACATCGATACAATACACCACAGCGCGGCTCTTGCCTAAATCTCTCCTTTCACTTCGATCTCACCTACTGCATTGCACGATCACACAAAGTTGGTGCACTGATCGGTGTCCAACAACATCCAACAACGACGATTCCAATCCCGGGTTGCCATTAAAATCTACCCGACACATCACCCCGCGGTGGGATGATGGCTGGACGCTGAATAAAGTGGATTAAAATTAACACAATCGTTTGCGTTTCTCTGCTGGCGGAGGAATCTAacgtgtacaaaaaaaacgccatttgtAAAATATACCAGCCTCTTCCATGCACGATCCGGAAAAGGTAGCCAATGGCCGGGCCCGCCGTGCGATTAAAGCAACAACGTTGACGGAAAATTTCTGACACGTGCACGCAAAAGCAACAGCGTTTGTTGTTGGCTAGGGGGGAGTGTTTAACATTGTTGCATGTGGCCTCCTCCCATCCTAACCGTGGGCggtgaattaattttcctttcgtaCGCATCTTGCAATTCCACCGCTGTCTTTCACTCTCAACGCTTTCCTACTTTTCTCTCGTtcaaccgaaaggaaaacaattcaatcCGTTTTCCTTCGTCTCGCTCGCTTTGCACTTATTTGCTGCACGCGTCTGGCATTGCTTACAGTGTTCTATTGCATTTTTTGGGGACGACCATACCCGAAACACCTCGAAATCGTGTTTCGTTTACGGAGCACACCTTCGCACTCGTTCGTTTACCGAGTCCTTTCACCCGTTGGTTTGTACCAGTTCTTCGCATTTTAAACGCGTTTCTTTCCTCAAACGACATAACATACGGCCTTCCTCTTCCTCACCAACACCCGTACGacgattaaaaacaaaacaaaagttaaatCCTGCACACCGTTTCACCTAACCCGTGCTCTACTCCACAGCGAATCCGCACGTCTCTTCGACGGCCTGCGTCAGTTTGTCGTACATAAGCTGGTAGGAGTCGTACATCGGAAGGTCGAGCCGGTTGAAGCAGGTGTGCGCCTTCGGCAGGTTCTGGATCGGTACGTCCGCGGTCAGATGAATCGTGAAAAGCCGCGGACCGACGGCACCGGTTGAGCCCTGAAGCGCCCGGAAACCTTGCAGTGGCACACGGCACGAACCCGTCACGAACTGTAGCAACTGCGCGCGCATTTCCGCCGAGTAGGACTCTACGATCTACGGGAGAAGAGAGGAAGGTGTTAGTGAGTCTGCAGAGCCTTTTAAAAGAGAGATTTCTAAAGTACAAACCTGCCAGAACCACATGATCTGCGGTGTATCGATAGTGCACTGCTTCAGCCGCGTGTTGGCCTTCCAATCGGTCACATCGATCTGACTAATACCGCTGATAAGCAGCTCCAGTTCCCGCTCGTCGAAGGGCCGAAGCAGATGGCTATGGATCAACTCACCGAATCCTATCAGAGAAAGAACATTGAACATTAGCTCACTAAGCGCACAACAACagcgacggtggaaaatacgCACCTTTGGAGAGAGCTAAAAACTGCTGCTCGATGCCACGCATAAACCGATAGTTCACGTACAGCTTCACGTACTCCCGCTTATTGTCCTCCGTCACCGAGATGGCGCCACCGTTCTGTTTGAGCTCGTGCACCTTCAGCACACCAAAGctgttgttttccacgctgAACGTCGAATCAATCACACCCGTTATGTTGTTCTCACTGCAAAACACAAAGCAAGCAAAGCCCGTTTAGAGGATAACAGCACGAAAGAATTAAGCGGTGGCCACAGATGCTTACAGAATCCACGTCAAACTACGGTGTAGCTCCGGGTCGACATCCTCGATGTCGGACAGCGTGATCGGTTTGTTGAGCAGCTGTTTGTAGAACGGCATCGTAAACCCACCGTCCAGCACGTGATTGTGAAACACGGCAATGCCCAGGATGCGCCCCACGAAGTGAAAGTACGACAGATGCTCTGGATTAACGCCTGGGAAACGGAAGAAAGAGAGCAGTTAGTAGGGCAAGATGCGAAGGAAAACGACTCCACCAACGGAGAACCATTCATACCGGAATCGGGATTAATCTGCAACGAGTAGTGATCATCCCGGCTGTACTGGAACAAACCATACTGCGGGTTAAGCATTTCTCGGGACAGCAGATGCAACCACTCGCGGGCCACTCCACCATAATCCAGTCCCTCTTCACCCTTGAACTTCACCATCAACCGCTTGCGCATATCTTTGGGACGCATCTTCATGATCAGTCTGAAAGTCGGCAATCGGCAAGCGTTAATACTACTCATCCGCAGGATGCAACTCCCCTTCGGAAACTATTTACCTATAGCTCTcttcaaatatttcatttcgagACACCTCCAAACGACAGTGGCCAGACTGGGgctgcagcagttgcagctCCTGCCGTAGGGCTCGGATCTTGCCCACCAGATCCCGCCGGTACTTCGGCAGCAGATCGGCGCTATCCATTAGCCCTTGCGGCAGATCGGGAATGTTATTGCTCACGGTCGCTCCCCTCGGTGAGTGGTGATGATGCGATACCGCGATGTCCTGGAAGGAAGGAACGTTAATATCAGCTGCCACAAAATGCCCACGGGATCACGGAATACTTACTCCGTTAGCGAGAGCATTGACCGCTTCCGCTAGGGCGGCGTGTCGGACTGATCCTGCAGCACCATTCGGTACCTGTGGTCCTGCCCCCGACAGTGGCGAAAAGTTCGACGAACATCCGTTGGCCGGTGGCGACACGGTGGCACTGTTCTGCCGCCGGAGCATCTGCAGGACGTGCATGTTTATCCGCGGGTCCGTGAATTGGGTCGTCCGGTTGTTGTGATCGACAAAGTACACCCGGCCCGAGGCCGTCCTACGTTGCTCCCAGCCGTGTGGTAGCGGTCCGAGTGTTTCCGTCGTCAGGTTCTGCGTGTCGAAGTCCCGCGGTATCCGCGGATCGTGCCAGGTGGACTGCCTCGTTGGTATATGGTAGAAATACACCTGTCCTTGTTGTGTCGTTCGAATTTCTACAAGAAAATAAAGGTTAGTGAAAAGTGACCACGGAAGAAGGATGTGGCGCGCTTACCATAACCATGGGGAAGATCGACGGCTGGTCGGATGAAGGGAACCCCATTGCCTGGTCGGGGCTGCCCCATCCCAACTCCTACCGCACCGGGCCTCGGTGGCCTGTCACGGGACGTTCGCCGTCGGGACGATTCATCGCCATGTCTGGCTGGACGGTTCCGATGCCGCGAGGCGGAACCTTCACGATGACATGCCTCTCCAACCGCGTTCCCAGGCGTACCATGATTTGACCTTCCTCCGCCACCACCTCCCCCTccgcctcctccaccaccaccaccgactgTATCGGGAGCGGAGGACGAATTACTATGATTGCCATTGTGTGCGCCGTTTGTTCCGGTcgcgttggtgttgttgtggcCATTAACAGTGCCATTGCTCGCCCCCAACGGCAAATACGAAGGCACGGTAGGTTTTGATTGATGTCCGCCTCCCCCCGGTACACTCGCGTCACCTCCACTGCGCTGGTGCTGATGGTTGGGGCTGCTTAAATTCGTTACACCACCAGCATCACTAACTACCACCACGCATTGGCCGTTGGTTGCAACAGTCGAACCGTTCACGGCACCATTGGTGGATCCCGGTGGTCGGTGTGAACCCGCCGGTGGATCAATCGAGAGCGTTCCGATGGCGTTCGTCATTCCCGTAACCGGTTGTGGTTCCCTGGAAACAGAAGGAGGCAAAACAGGAGATTAAACACTGCTTCGAAAGAAccctttcttttcgttgccTCACCTTGGACCGTTCCCAGAGCGTGGGGAAATGTCCTGCTGCTCGGGCAGACCACCTCCAAGCGGACTGTTCAGGATTTCGATCAATGGCGTCGTCTTAGAGGAGCTGGGTGTGATCACGATCGGTTCATCGTGCGAGTGAACCGGACTCTTCGCATCGTTCCGGTAGCGATTGTGCGCGTTCGCACTTCCGCCACGACTTCCGACCACGTTCCCATTCATTTGAACCGCCTCCCTGCCACCAGCGTCGGTGTCCTTCCCACCCGCCGTTCGATGCGAATGTTCCTTCCCGTTgaggtgttgctggtgatgatgatgctgctgctgctggttgatGCAGTTCTCCTTGTTGTTCGTACTGATCAGTATCTCGGCCGAGTGTCGCCTACTGCCAGAATCGTTCGACTGAATACTATTGATGCTGTTGTTTGTGGCCGATTTAGACGGCCCTGCCGGTATCGTGGGACATCCGGTGTTGTCCTCGCCCACCCCATTCGCCGCGTTGTTCGCATTCGTTGGACTCCCAAGAATGTGCTGTTGCTCCTGCTGTCGCTGTTGTCCTCCGTTCACGTTCCCATTGAGAGCGTGTGGTGATCCATTGGTGGCACCATTAGCGACCGGATGGCGTACGAGTGGACCAGCCGGTTCCGTTGGCCGATGCCACTGTGTGGTCTTAGTGAAATGGTCCACGTAGTACGTGCGTCCTGCCTGTCTGCGTTCCTCCCATCCTTGTgggagctgctgttgctgctgttgctgctcgacTATCAGCGTGTCCTCAACCACGTCGTCGTCATCCGGAACACGTACATCCCCAGCAGGGCTAACGATCGCAAGCGGCGTACCACCGGTGGCACTATCCCGCGACATCAGCGATACGATGATTTGTCCCTTGACCTGATCCGGATCATCCTGCGATCGTTTCACCAACTCCAACCGTTGATCTACaatgggaagaagaaaaccaccccaaaaaacgaGGTTAATAACACAGATACAATGTCCGTGGCGACAATGGAGCAGAGAAGAGACCCACCCAGGTCACCGCCGGGTGTGACTAGGAAAACTCGAGACGGGtaaaacgagcgaaaagcTGAGTGGCCAATTAGTGCAGCTAAATGCTCGCGCTAATGAGTAGTAAATACGGCCATTGTGCGAAACGAATCTCATCCGACGATGGTGGGTTGTGTAAACTGAACCAACGGTAAGGCGTctatgtttgtgtgtatgtgtgccttttttttcgggaaagggaaaattaattgaaagtGCTACCTATTCGGTGCAAGGAAGGAGCCTCATCAATTTGGGGCCCTTTTCGTATGCTGGCAAGCTGGTTGTTTACTCATCTACCATCCCTAAATAAAAACGGGCTTCTCTTTAATCAGCTTTGCCCTCGGATTCGATAGCGGTTCTCCACGGGTCTCCGCCTATGGTTGAGAGCACTTTCACAGTACATCTACGAAACTAAAAACCACCAAGACGAGCGCGACCGAGCATCATAATCTCAACCGTCACGAGGGAAAGgaaccaacagcaacagcaacaaaaaaccagagcagaattaattaatttatagcACACCTTTTCTTCGAAGTACCCCCGAGAGAAGAGGAGGCTTCATAAAAGTCGATTCTCCATTGGCAAATTGTTTCACACGGAGCCTCGAGAACCTGTGAACCTTCCCCGAACACCGTCGGGTTGACAAATAGCCCCGGGGCTGGGTTAACAGCGAAACCGAGACGTAAACGTCCGCATACAACAGCCCGTCCTCTAATGGTGGGAATTCACCTTTTGCCTGGGAAAACACCCTCTTCCCCTTGGGTGGGGGTGCTCAAATTTGGCCCACTTTCTCGCGTTTCCCCGTACCAACCCAAATGCCACGTCCCGGGTTGCATTCAAGGCCGCTGCTGGGACGGAGACGCCCTCCAGGATGGATGATACCATCtagggctctttttttttctttactttccTCTCTCCACTAGTGTGCGGTGCGCGCCTTAACGATGCCATCAAGTGCACTTTGACTGAGCCCTTcagcgcacatacacacacaccttttGCGAAACGCGAGAAGGGTCGCGCACTTTATGGCATGCAGAAgagataaaaataagaaagaaagagcgaaaacAGTGAAGCACATCCTCTCGAGCACCACTTTCTAATGCAAGAGGGATTGCACTTTTGTTCCGTAGCGCACGATTCCGATCTCTGCGTAAACGGGCCCGCTTTTGGTGTGCAGCAAATGTGCaggtgcaattaaaaatgggGCTTCATTTTCACTTCTGCTTTCAGCGACACCTGGGAATGCGCTCAGCGCTCAGGTGAATGTGTCGGCAGCCTATGGTATGCCCAGGAAGTGGTTCACTGTTTTGCCACCTCATCCAGAATATACCACACCATCGGGAGTGGTTGAAAGAGAGCTTGAGAGCTCAACGCGTCTGCTGGAAATGCGAAAAAACGCTCGttcagtttattttttattgcaattttataAGCAAAGTATCACTCACTTTACCTGAGCATCCTGAACTAAAATGTTCTTTACCAAATGAAGGCTCTTCCTCACCAAAATGATGTATTTTCCCCATTACCAAAATACCAACTTGTCAAAATATAAACGTCAGTTTTCCTCCCGTCACCGGTTACCATAGTAACTGCCCACGATAGCACGTTAAAATACTTACATCCCGTATCACGCAGCAGCTGAATGCTGGACGCCATGATCCGCACGCAACCAAGGAAGGCTTGCCGCTTGGGCAACTTCCGGTGGTTAAAGATcgagatgatgatgttgtCATTCTTGCCGAGAAACAGATCGTAGTGCGAGCTCCAGCGCGGATCCAGCGACGCCTTGCAGATTTCCGTCGTGTACTCCTGCGACGTACCCTCAACGATGATCTTTGCGAATGGATCTGGGAGTCCTGTACGAGGATCAGAAGAACATAAAGAAAACGAATTAGACAACTCTCGTGGGTTTTAGTACAAGAATTTGAGTTTTCCTCAAGAAGTGAAACACGGAACtagctgattttttgttatttccttTCAAACACGTTCACGCGGACATGACAGTAAGGTTCGGTAGAATCGCTCGCAATCGTCACGTACTTCGTTCCGGTGGACTACTTTCGCAAAGCCCGGAAAACAAGACAAGGGTGCGTGTGACAGCAACGGcacaataaaataatcaaccgGTTACGCGCGGTTAATAGGAAGCAATGCGGTTCCACACACAACCGTGAAAGATACACGTCCCGCGATCAACCGGAGTGGCATCGTGGTGTCCTCTGGGTGCTTCCTGGGTGGGTaggaaaaagcaccacccacTCGAAGATTGTTGGAGCGaaggcgcacacacacttTGCGCTCAACTGCACGCGCCTCATCATCTCCTCGGTACGGTTTGTCCCAATTTACCCGACTAGGAAGCGCGATTGTCAATTGAAACGTCGGtggagaaaacaaacgaaaaccccCTTGGTacgccgtgtgtgtgtttatgtctCGCACAGATAACTGAAGTTTGCCTCTGCAACCATGGCCAGGGGACTCGAGGAGACGCTCACGTACACGGAAGCAGACGAGGGCTTTCCCTACAGCGACCGTGTGCTGCTCTCTGATGCATCCCCCTGATACGAGCCTAATTCGCTTCTATTAATGGACAATCATTGCCCGTGTGCATTCAATGGTTGCAACGCCGTTGCATTACATCACATAATGGTAGTTACATTTCCTGCAACTCTGCCGCacttgggggaaaaaaaaggtattgGACGGCAGAGCACCGCTTggccggttgggtgggttttattgATCATTTACCGCCCTCGGGACTACCAACGGTGCACTGGGTGCAGGGGGACGGCACACTCAAAACTAATGTGAGTAGCTGATAATTgtgacaaataaaattttgttaaCGGGTCTGTATGATTGTTTCGTAATTATTcgattaaatttattgcaccggCAATGAGTGAGCGTTTCGGTAGCGAtaacgcattttttttatttcattttcttctcattttttattctttttcggTAGATTgaggtttttgggtttttaggtttacaaaaaaatatataaataacaATGAAGAACAATTGTTTTCTTAATTTAGCAGTTGCATACAATACTCGAAAAGCTTTATAAGcttctaaaaataaaaaaacgcatcaaaacACCAGTATCttttaacaaataaaaaacatcaattCAAAAATTCAACATATCCAATCTAATCCaattaaaaagtaaaaaaaaaattaaattgaaatttattattccAATTTAAATGCAGCAACATGAACTGATCGTGAATTGGAAAGTGAGGAATTTCGAAACGTTCCACGAATTCCAAACAGCGCACTGGATCGGCAGCCCAAGAAGGATCGGTGTCAGTCACCGAACTGATAAAGAATTCCCATAAAACCGCTGACTCAAGCAAGCGCTGTTGGCTTGTCCGACAAAAAACTCGTGGTCTCAAATTTTGACGAGCAGCCGCACTTGTACGAATTCTGTCAGAGTTCCCACACCGTGtggcattcattcattttccatcattatCACGCGTCCGTCCGTCGCCTTTCTCAGTCAGTCAGGATGGAGAAAACCGTGACAAAGAGCTGTTAATTTACTGCTACGGAACGAAGTTTCGGTACAATCGGTGAAACCAGGTGCAAATGCAAAACGCACAGCGACTTctcgaaagcgaaagttaATTACGCTCACTCGGAATGCACACCAGCCGTTGTGCAAACTTCTTCTAGAATTCTGCCTGAATGCTGCCCTCCATGGAccgaagggtggttttttttttgtctcttggTTCTCGCCATTCGAGTGATGT
This window harbors:
- the LOC128721755 gene encoding E3 ubiquitin-protein ligase SMURF2, encoding MNKLEYSRRNGTQKIRITILCARNLARKDLFRLPDPFAKIIVEGTSQEYTTEICKASLDPRWSSHYDLFLGKNDNIIISIFNHRKLPKRQAFLGCVRIMASSIQLLRDTGYQRLELVKRSQDDPDQVKGQIIVSLMSRDSATGGTPLAIVSPAGDVRVPDDDDVVEDTLIVEQQQQQQQLPQGWEERRQAGRTYYVDHFTKTTQWHRPTEPAGPLVRHPVANGATNGSPHALNGNVNGGQQRQQEQQHILGSPTNANNAANGVGEDNTGCPTIPAGPSKSATNNSINSIQSNDSGSRRHSAEILISTNNKENCINQQQQHHHHQQHLNGKEHSHRTAGGKDTDAGGREAVQMNGNVVGSRGGSANAHNRYRNDAKSPVHSHDEPIVITPSSSKTTPLIEILNSPLGGGLPEQQDISPRSGNGPREPQPVTGMTNAIGTLSIDPPAGSHRPPGSTNGAVNGSTVATNGQCVVVVSDAGGVTNLSSPNHQHQRSGGDASVPGGGGHQSKPTVPSYLPLGASNGTVNGHNNTNATGTNGAHNGNHSNSSSAPDTVGGGGGGGGGGGGGGGRSNHGTPGNAVGEACHREGSASRHRNRPARHGDESSRRRTSRDRPPRPGAVGVGMGQPRPGNGVPFIRPAVDLPHGYEIRTTQQGQVYFYHIPTRQSTWHDPRIPRDFDTQNLTTETLGPLPHGWEQRRTASGRVYFVDHNNRTTQFTDPRINMHVLQMLRRQNSATVSPPANGCSSNFSPLSGAGPQVPNGAAGSVRHAALAEAVNALANGDIAVSHHHHSPRGATVSNNIPDLPQGLMDSADLLPKYRRDLVGKIRALRQELQLLQPQSGHCRLEVSRNEIFEESYRLIMKMRPKDMRKRLMVKFKGEEGLDYGGVAREWLHLLSREMLNPQYGLFQYSRDDHYSLQINPDSGVNPEHLSYFHFVGRILGIAVFHNHVLDGGFTMPFYKQLLNKPITLSDIEDVDPELHRSLTWILENNITGVIDSTFSVENNSFGVLKVHELKQNGGAISVTEDNKREYVKLYVNYRFMRGIEQQFLALSKGFGELIHSHLLRPFDERELELLISGISQIDVTDWKANTRLKQCTIDTPQIMWFWQIVESYSAEMRAQLLQFVTGSCRVPLQGFRALQGSTGAVGPRLFTIHLTADVPIQNLPKAHTCFNRLDLPMYDSYQLMYDKLTQAVEETCGFAVE